The following is a genomic window from SAR202 cluster bacterium.
CGCCACGATTGCCGCGACGCCCCTGCGCGGGACAATGATGTCGACCAGGAGCACGACAAGGCCAAGGGCGGCCATGGCGGCTTCGGGCGATACCAGGAATAGATCGTGTAGTGTCATGTGGCTCTTCTTTACTTCATCGCCAGGTCTGAAGTCTGCTCAACGGTCGCGACAATCCGCTCAACGCCACTGGTGAAGAAATCGCTTATGATGGCCGGATACACGCCGACCGCGATGATAACGACGCCCAGCACCGCAAGCGGCACAAGCTCAAGCGGAGTGGCGTCCCGAATATGGTCAAAGTGGGGGTTCTTCGGCCCGAACATCGTCCGCTGCACCATCCACAGGATGTAGCCGGCGGTAATGACGACGCCGAACGCGGCCAGCGCAGTTGCCCAACCGAACACCGGTAACGTACCGAGGAAGACTAGAATTTCCGCCACGAAACCGCTGGTGCCGGGCAGCCCCAGAGAGGCCAGCCCCGCAAGGAGGAACGCGACCGCCACAATCGGCATCTTGGTGGCCAGGCCGCCAAGGTCCGGGATGTACCTCGTGTGCGCCTTTTCGTACACCAGGCCGACAACAAGGAACATCAGGCCGGTGATGGTGCCGTGCGTGAACATCTGCATCGCAGCGCCGGTCAGGCCAATGGGCGAGACGACGCCCGCGACGCCTGCGATGGAGGCGATTCCGATGAGGACGTACCCCATGTGGCTGATGCTGCTGTATGCGACCAGCCGCTTGAGGTCGGTCTGCTTGATAGTCACTACCGCGCCGTAGAGCACGTTGATAACGCCAAGTACCGCGAGGACGATTGCGGCGTCCACTATCACTTCTGGGAACATCCCTGCCCCAATGCGGATCATGCCGTACCCGCCCATCTTGAGCAGCACGCCGGCGAGCATCACGCTGACCGCCGTGGGAGCGTCTGTGTGGGCGTCAGGGAGCCATGTGTGTACGGGCCAGACCGGCAACTTCACCGCAAAGGCGACCATAATCAACGTGAATATGACTGCCGCGGGCATGAGCAGCGAGGCCTCAGCAATCTTCTGCTGCATGATGGTCATGTCCGACGTGCCGGTGGAAAAGATCAGTGCGAGAATGCCGACAAGCATGAACGCGCTGCCGAGGAAGGTAAAGATCAGGAACTTCATCGCGGAGTACTCTTTGCGCCCGCTCCCCCAGATGGAGATGAGGAAGAACATCGGGACCATCTCGAGCTCCCACATGAGGAAGAAGAGCACGAAGTCCAGCGAGACGAATACGCCCGTGACTGAAGCCTGGAGGATCAGCAGCCAGAAGAAGTACTCCCGAACCCTTGTCTTGACGTGCCACGAGGCGAAGACGGCGGCCATGCCCAGCAGGCCGTTCAGCAACACCAGCGGCGCGCTGAGACCGTCGACGCCGACGAAGTACTGGATGTTCAGCGATTCAATGGGTATCCAGTTGGTGAGCTTGTCAACGTGCTGGTACCCGCCATCGGAGAGCTTGTAGCCAACGAACACGGCAATGCTCAGCCCCAACTCGATGAGGGCGGTTGCGCCGGCGACCACGCGCACGGCGCGGTCGTTCTTCACCGCGATGGCGATGACCGCCGCCGCGATGATCGGCAGGAAGATAGTTATTGTGAGAAGGCCGGAGCCCGTAAACTCCACGGAGTTGCCTGACCCTTACCAGAAATAGGTCGCCAGGTATATGCCCAGCATCGCCAGAACGCCAACCGATATCACAAGGCCGTAACCCTGCAGCTGCCCTGTCTGCACGTGACCGATAAGCCCGCCGGCGTTGCGTCCGACCTTGTCGATGAATCGCACTGTGCCGTCGACGACGTTCTTGTCCGTCCAGTCCAGCGCATTCACAAGCCCGCGATAGAAGAGCTTGCGCACGATTATGTCTTCATACAGGGTGTCGAAATAATACTTGTTTAGCAGCACGGTGTAGACGGGCCGGAACGTGCTCGCCAGCTTTGATGGCGAAAGCGCCTTCTTCATGTACATCACGTAGGCGAGGGCGATACCGGCCACAGCCACCGCGGTTGATATGCCCGCAACCATGTAGTTAAAGTCCTCGGTCTCGGCGTGCAGGAAGTGCGAGAACCAGTGCTT
Proteins encoded in this region:
- a CDS encoding NADH-quinone oxidoreductase subunit M; its protein translation is MEFTGSGLLTITIFLPIIAAAVIAIAVKNDRAVRVVAGATALIELGLSIAVFVGYKLSDGGYQHVDKLTNWIPIESLNIQYFVGVDGLSAPLVLLNGLLGMAAVFASWHVKTRVREYFFWLLILQASVTGVFVSLDFVLFFLMWELEMVPMFFLISIWGSGRKEYSAMKFLIFTFLGSAFMLVGILALIFSTGTSDMTIMQQKIAEASLLMPAAVIFTLIMVAFAVKLPVWPVHTWLPDAHTDAPTAVSVMLAGVLLKMGGYGMIRIGAGMFPEVIVDAAIVLAVLGVINVLYGAVVTIKQTDLKRLVAYSSISHMGYVLIGIASIAGVAGVVSPIGLTGAAMQMFTHGTITGLMFLVVGLVYEKAHTRYIPDLGGLATKMPIVAVAFLLAGLASLGLPGTSGFVAEILVFLGTLPVFGWATALAAFGVVITAGYILWMVQRTMFGPKNPHFDHIRDATPLELVPLAVLGVVIIAVGVYPAIISDFFTSGVERIVATVEQTSDLAMK